Proteins co-encoded in one Spirosoma endbachense genomic window:
- a CDS encoding RagB/SusD family nutrient uptake outer membrane protein — MKNPITKGTIATAVLMLATFSCKEKFLEVPATGQLASTQLTSKAGFEGLLLSTYAQLNARGFSQSASSYNWVRGSISGGDANKGSNSGDFNALTPYGTYQLLASSGEVNAKWNAMYEGVSRANIVLRSLPSAGTDVTATDKTRLTGEARFLRGHYYFELKRAFNMVPYVDETVDYGTGIDQVKNDVDIWPKLEADFKFAYDNLPETQTAAGRANKWAAASYLAKTYLYQKKYAEAKALFDLIIASGQTTNGKKYGLVPQYAQVFNAANDNNEESIFATQAAANTGSSDNANPDLVLNFPYNTGSNGPAGCCGFFAPSFELGNSFRVDAKGLPLLDGSYNTGANQLKTDQGLASSAAFTPDAGTVDPRLDWSIGRRGIPYLDWMVHPGLDWIRDQSFAGPYSPKKFVFYKSQDKTLTDGSSWTDGYSAINYCIIRYADVLLMAAEAEVEVGSLETARKYVNQVRTRAANADGFVKGADGKPAANYLIANYTAPFADKAAARTAVQFERKLELSGEGHRFYDLVRWGIAATSLNAFLAYEGARLTVAYGGGKFTAGKDEYMPIPQTQVDYQKGILKQNPGY, encoded by the coding sequence ATGAAAAATCCTATTACAAAAGGAACCATAGCCACAGCAGTGCTCATGTTGGCTACGTTTTCTTGCAAAGAAAAATTCTTAGAAGTGCCGGCCACCGGCCAGTTAGCCAGTACCCAGTTAACGTCTAAAGCGGGTTTTGAAGGACTATTGCTCTCTACTTATGCGCAGTTAAACGCTCGGGGCTTTAGCCAGTCGGCCAGCTCCTATAACTGGGTTCGGGGTAGTATCTCAGGCGGAGATGCGAACAAAGGCTCAAACTCCGGCGATTTTAACGCACTAACTCCCTACGGCACGTACCAGCTCCTTGCTTCCAGCGGTGAAGTAAACGCCAAATGGAACGCCATGTATGAAGGAGTAAGCCGCGCTAACATCGTTCTTCGCTCGCTGCCTTCAGCTGGGACAGATGTAACAGCTACCGATAAAACACGGCTCACCGGTGAAGCCCGTTTTCTGCGGGGTCACTATTACTTCGAGTTGAAGAGAGCCTTCAACATGGTGCCTTACGTCGACGAAACAGTTGATTATGGAACGGGTATCGATCAGGTCAAGAACGATGTAGATATCTGGCCTAAGCTTGAAGCCGATTTCAAATTTGCGTATGACAATTTGCCCGAAACACAGACGGCTGCTGGTCGTGCCAATAAATGGGCGGCTGCTTCGTACCTGGCGAAAACATACCTATATCAAAAGAAGTATGCGGAAGCCAAAGCGCTGTTCGATCTGATTATTGCCAGTGGTCAAACAACCAACGGCAAAAAATATGGTCTGGTGCCTCAGTATGCTCAGGTCTTCAATGCGGCAAACGATAACAATGAGGAATCGATTTTTGCAACGCAGGCTGCGGCCAATACCGGTAGCTCCGACAATGCCAACCCCGATCTGGTTCTGAACTTCCCGTACAACACGGGTTCTAATGGCCCTGCTGGTTGCTGCGGTTTCTTTGCACCGAGTTTCGAGTTAGGTAATTCTTTCCGGGTGGATGCCAAAGGGCTTCCTTTGCTGGACGGCTCTTATAATACAGGAGCTAATCAATTGAAAACAGATCAGGGTCTTGCGTCAAGCGCTGCCTTTACACCAGACGCTGGTACGGTTGATCCACGTTTAGACTGGTCTATCGGACGTCGTGGTATTCCTTATCTTGACTGGATGGTTCACCCAGGCCTTGACTGGATTCGTGATCAGAGCTTTGCTGGCCCTTATTCACCTAAAAAGTTCGTCTTCTACAAATCGCAGGATAAAACCCTTACCGATGGTAGCTCCTGGACCGATGGCTATTCAGCGATTAACTACTGCATTATCCGTTATGCTGACGTACTGCTGATGGCGGCAGAGGCCGAAGTCGAAGTGGGTAGTTTAGAAACGGCTCGTAAATATGTTAACCAGGTTCGTACTCGGGCAGCCAATGCCGACGGTTTTGTGAAAGGTGCAGATGGTAAGCCAGCGGCCAATTATTTGATCGCTAACTATACGGCCCCCTTTGCCGATAAGGCAGCTGCTCGCACCGCCGTTCAGTTTGAACGTAAACTAGAACTATCGGGCGAAGGCCACCGTTTCTATGACCTTGTTCGTTGGGGCATCGCTGCTACTTCACTTAACGCATTCTTAGCATACGAAGGCGCACGGTTGACGGTAGCTTATGGCGGAGGAAAATTCACCGCCGGTAAAGATGAGTATATGCCAATTCCACAAACTCAGGTTGACTATCAGAAAGGCATTCTAAAACAGAATCCTGGCTACTAA
- a CDS encoding RNA polymerase sigma factor — MKESRRPVLTDDELLAGLSTGSDDVLNQLYRRYFPMVLHFVTSNSGSEDDAKDIYQETIVILYEKAQSGTLELHCQLKTYLYSVGRRLWLKQLTQRNRFMVRDIETPAADDFAGQQIDADLTEHEERDRQFDLMADSLDRLGEPCRTLLEDFYIRHLSMQAITDKFGYTNPDNAKTQKYKCLMRLKRLFFSEYKQS; from the coding sequence ATGAAGGAAAGTAGGCGGCCCGTATTAACCGACGATGAATTGCTGGCGGGCCTGTCAACTGGTTCCGACGATGTGCTGAACCAATTGTATCGACGGTATTTTCCGATGGTCTTACACTTCGTAACCAGCAATAGCGGTAGCGAAGACGATGCTAAAGACATTTATCAGGAAACCATCGTCATACTATACGAAAAAGCACAGAGTGGTACGCTGGAGTTGCATTGCCAACTAAAGACATACTTGTATTCTGTTGGTCGTCGTCTTTGGCTGAAGCAGTTGACGCAACGTAATCGATTCATGGTACGCGATATAGAAACGCCTGCCGCTGATGATTTTGCGGGGCAGCAAATCGATGCTGATTTAACTGAACACGAAGAGCGGGATCGGCAATTCGATTTAATGGCTGATTCGCTCGATCGACTTGGGGAACCCTGCCGCACACTGCTGGAAGATTTTTATATCCGGCATCTGAGTATGCAGGCTATAACCGACAAGTTTGGCTATACGAATCCTGACAACGCAAAAACGCAGAAGTATAAATGCCTGATGCGGCTTAAGCGATTGTTTTTTTCCGAGTACAAACAAAGCTAA
- a CDS encoding S1C family serine protease, producing METNDEKDIESTLRAYGERVRLQQKLTAIHTSLDMDAVREEAGLYQVEAQQSGQIRSLWRTYRTTLAVAASVAVITTFGSIFLYRSYQQSHRQQEQQYSLLSKEIQAVKSSQRKLLSDLNGRGRALSVNPAQVSGSGFMLTADGYMVTNNHIIRDADSVYVQSPTGEVYKARVVHADQTYDLAFLQLCDDSAFRALTPVPYSFDAHQSDLGERVYTLGYPREEIVYGEGYLSSGTGYRGDSTAYQVAIGVNPGNSGGPLLDEKGNVIGIISGKQTTSEGVSFAVKTNYLLKALNNIPVDSLKGLPLRLNRKSTLARLPRKLQIKRMQSYVYQVKVFKHKE from the coding sequence ATGGAGACTAATGACGAAAAAGACATTGAAAGCACATTGCGAGCGTATGGCGAACGAGTTCGGCTTCAGCAGAAGCTGACCGCGATTCACACCAGTCTGGATATGGACGCGGTACGTGAGGAGGCTGGTTTATACCAGGTCGAAGCACAGCAATCAGGTCAGATTCGTTCGCTCTGGCGCACCTATCGTACTACACTGGCCGTTGCGGCCTCTGTTGCCGTTATTACGACGTTCGGCTCGATTTTCCTGTACCGATCTTATCAACAGAGCCATCGACAGCAGGAACAGCAATACAGCTTATTAAGTAAAGAGATTCAGGCCGTTAAATCATCTCAGCGCAAATTACTAAGCGATCTTAACGGCAGAGGCCGGGCTCTCTCTGTTAATCCGGCCCAGGTTTCAGGGTCAGGGTTTATGCTGACAGCCGACGGCTATATGGTTACCAATAACCACATCATCCGGGATGCTGATTCGGTGTACGTACAAAGCCCTACTGGAGAGGTATACAAAGCGCGTGTTGTTCATGCCGATCAAACATACGATCTGGCATTTCTACAACTCTGCGACGACAGTGCGTTCCGGGCGCTCACACCAGTTCCCTACAGTTTCGATGCACACCAGTCAGATCTGGGTGAGCGGGTCTACACACTCGGTTATCCCCGCGAAGAAATTGTCTATGGTGAAGGTTATCTAAGCTCTGGTACTGGCTACCGGGGCGATTCGACGGCTTATCAGGTAGCGATTGGCGTTAACCCAGGCAACTCGGGTGGACCCTTGCTCGATGAAAAAGGCAATGTGATTGGTATTATCAGCGGTAAGCAAACAACATCGGAAGGAGTTAGCTTTGCGGTAAAAACCAATTATCTCCTTAAAGCGCTGAATAACATACCGGTTGACTCCTTAAAGGGTCTGCCTTTACGACTGAACCGGAAAAGTACCCTTGCCCGGCTACCACGCAAACTGCAGATTAAACGGATGCAGTCTTATGTTTATCAGGTAAAAGTTTTCAAGCATAAAGAATAA
- a CDS encoding MoaD/ThiS family protein produces the protein MSTPISVLLFGITRDLTGQSAVSVPVGEGARVSDLLNQLYQAYPSLSGIRSLLVAVNGEYAETDQLLTSKDEIALIPPVSGG, from the coding sequence ATGAGCACCCCTATTTCAGTACTTCTGTTTGGTATAACCCGTGATCTGACCGGCCAGTCGGCCGTTTCAGTGCCGGTTGGCGAAGGAGCCCGCGTGAGTGATCTGCTAAACCAACTCTATCAAGCGTATCCCAGCCTTTCGGGTATTCGATCATTGTTGGTAGCAGTCAATGGCGAATATGCCGAAACAGATCAGCTACTCACCAGTAAAGACGAAATTGCCCTGATTCCACCCGTTAGCGGAGGATAA
- a CDS encoding molybdenum cofactor biosynthesis protein MoaE has translation MISLVTNPIDVASALSYLQTDQAGALDLFLGVVRDNTQERPVDRLEYEAYDRMAIMEMQKIADEAHRRWPILRYTIIHRKGTLLTGEIAVLIGVATAHRADAFEACRYIIDTIKQTVPIWKKEVFTDGEVWVNAHP, from the coding sequence ATGATTTCACTTGTTACGAATCCAATTGATGTAGCTTCGGCACTGAGCTACCTACAAACCGATCAGGCTGGAGCACTCGACTTATTTCTGGGCGTTGTACGCGATAATACGCAGGAGCGCCCGGTTGATCGGCTCGAATATGAAGCCTACGACCGTATGGCGATCATGGAGATGCAGAAAATTGCGGATGAAGCCCACCGTCGCTGGCCTATCCTGCGTTACACGATTATTCATCGGAAAGGCACATTACTCACGGGCGAAATAGCCGTACTAATTGGTGTAGCAACAGCCCATCGCGCTGATGCCTTTGAGGCATGCCGGTACATAATCGATACGATAAAACAAACTGTACCGATCTGGAAGAAAGAAGTTTTTACCGATGGCGAAGTGTGGGTAAATGCCCATCCGTAG
- a CDS encoding endonuclease/exonuclease/phosphatase family protein, with protein sequence MPNFSPKTNFWLLNDAMAVGAQVSRFITFFFRSLFWSLNLLLALYTLLSYWLLYALPIQHWSAGMVMISIPVAWIFNLVCVLIWLTIRPWRSWLSGLVLISGIVLFGQRTFVWNSPGKLVSANTPLKVFSYNVQSFGLDNAWERSHSSPRVRRIMNYALRYDAPVKCFQEFYTSTAVTDYDVVRRFRQKGYGYSAFLHPELAETADGGVGVAIFSIYPILHSGREVFSRGNGLVWANIKVGNDTIRIINVHLQSMGIRVGKVLDQEKLTGVRHETRGVLSALRFGFIERGQQVQRVERHIRESEFPVIVTGDHNDTPYSVVYERLRRLLPNSFEDAGRGFGFTYNRLPGFIRIDHQFHDPKLPLLDFETINYIAYSDHYPIVGTYLLGRAAKK encoded by the coding sequence ATGCCTAATTTTAGCCCGAAAACGAATTTTTGGCTGCTCAATGATGCTATGGCGGTAGGTGCTCAAGTTAGTCGGTTCATTACTTTTTTCTTTCGATCTTTATTCTGGTCGCTGAATTTACTCCTTGCTTTATATACTCTATTAAGCTACTGGCTATTGTATGCGCTGCCGATTCAGCACTGGTCGGCGGGAATGGTTATGATTTCGATTCCAGTTGCGTGGATCTTCAATCTCGTATGTGTCCTGATCTGGCTTACTATACGTCCCTGGCGAAGCTGGCTGTCGGGCCTTGTTCTTATTAGTGGTATCGTCCTGTTTGGTCAGCGTACGTTTGTCTGGAATTCTCCGGGTAAGCTAGTGAGTGCCAACACGCCACTAAAAGTATTTAGCTATAATGTTCAGTCATTTGGACTGGATAATGCATGGGAACGGAGCCATAGTTCGCCCAGAGTTCGTCGTATCATGAATTACGCCTTACGCTACGATGCGCCCGTAAAATGCTTTCAGGAGTTTTACACATCCACTGCTGTGACAGACTATGACGTTGTTCGTCGATTCCGTCAGAAGGGTTATGGATATTCGGCTTTCTTACACCCCGAACTGGCTGAAACGGCTGATGGTGGTGTTGGCGTAGCGATCTTTTCGATTTACCCGATTCTTCATTCTGGTCGGGAAGTATTTAGCCGGGGCAATGGGCTGGTGTGGGCTAATATAAAAGTCGGCAATGATACGATACGGATCATCAATGTACATTTACAATCGATGGGCATCCGGGTTGGTAAAGTATTGGATCAGGAAAAACTTACCGGTGTTCGACACGAAACAAGAGGAGTGTTGAGTGCCTTGCGGTTCGGATTTATTGAACGAGGGCAACAGGTTCAGCGGGTTGAGCGGCATATCCGTGAGAGCGAATTTCCGGTAATCGTCACGGGTGACCATAACGATACGCCTTATAGTGTTGTGTATGAACGGCTGCGACGGTTATTGCCGAACAGTTTTGAGGATGCAGGTCGTGGTTTTGGCTTCACCTATAACCGTCTACCTGGCTTCATTCGCATCGACCACCAATTTCATGATCCCAAATTGCCGCTACTAGATTTCGAGACAATCAATTATATCGCGTACTCCGATCATTATCCGATTGTAGGGACATATCTGTTAGGTCGGGCCGCGAAGAAATAA
- a CDS encoding ribosome maturation factor RimP has protein sequence MDDKARITELLQPYLNDGQFYIVDVQVVGRQGGRIKVTILVDSDAGITIDECADISRRLGLQMDESNFFGESAFTLEVSSPGVDYPLLFPRQYVRNLGRNLLVTLMNGTVYKGQLESINDTSIVLVIEPEKKSKSKKKKEVSLSIEAPAVGPTPIPFEQIKKANVEVSFK, from the coding sequence ATGGACGATAAAGCACGTATAACCGAACTACTGCAACCATATCTGAACGATGGCCAGTTTTACATTGTTGATGTTCAGGTAGTTGGTCGACAAGGTGGCCGAATCAAAGTCACAATTTTAGTAGACAGCGATGCCGGTATAACCATTGACGAATGTGCAGATATCAGCCGTCGTCTTGGTTTGCAAATGGATGAGTCAAATTTCTTTGGCGAATCTGCCTTTACACTTGAAGTTTCTTCACCCGGTGTAGATTATCCGCTGCTGTTTCCGCGTCAATATGTTCGTAACTTAGGCAGGAATCTACTCGTTACGCTGATGAATGGGACCGTATATAAAGGTCAATTGGAGTCTATAAACGACACCTCCATTGTGTTGGTAATTGAGCCAGAGAAAAAGTCGAAGAGTAAAAAGAAAAAAGAAGTGAGTTTGTCTATTGAAGCTCCAGCGGTTGGCCCTACGCCAATTCCGTTTGAGCAGATTAAGAAAGCTAATGTAGAAGTATCATTTAAATAG
- the nusA gene encoding transcription termination factor NusA → MTSGLLIESFADFARSKNIDRPTMIAILEEVFRTMIRKKYGTDENFDVIINAESGDLEMWRTREIVDDNSEDIWDYDKIPLTEARKIQDDFEVGEQVAEEVKLEDFGRRVVQTARQTLIQKIKDMEKELLYQKYKDQVGDLIGAEVYQLLKHEIILVDSENNELSLPRTEQIPKDRYRKGEAVKAVVSRVDMLNGTPKIVLSRTSPVFLERLFEIEVPEIYDGLISIRKIVREPGERAKVAVESYDDRIDPVGACVGMKGSRIHGIVRELGNENIDVINYTENLELLISRALSPAKISSMQIDREAKRVSVFLKPDQVSLAIGKGGQNIKLAGRLVDMEIDVFRDNEGHEDDEDVDLMEFSDEIDEWMIDELRKVGLDTAKSVLALNKEELVRRTDLEEDTVEEILNILKQEFE, encoded by the coding sequence ATGACCAGTGGATTATTAATCGAATCGTTTGCCGATTTCGCACGGTCGAAAAATATTGACCGGCCTACAATGATCGCTATTCTGGAAGAAGTCTTCCGGACGATGATTCGTAAAAAATACGGTACTGACGAAAATTTCGACGTAATTATTAACGCCGAAAGTGGCGACCTGGAAATGTGGCGAACACGCGAAATCGTGGACGACAACTCCGAAGACATTTGGGATTACGACAAAATACCACTCACCGAAGCTCGTAAAATTCAGGATGACTTCGAAGTGGGTGAACAGGTTGCTGAAGAAGTAAAGCTCGAAGACTTTGGTCGGCGGGTTGTACAAACGGCGCGCCAAACACTGATTCAGAAGATAAAGGACATGGAGAAAGAGCTCCTTTATCAGAAATATAAAGATCAGGTTGGCGACCTGATCGGCGCTGAAGTGTATCAGCTCCTGAAGCACGAAATCATTCTGGTTGACTCAGAGAACAATGAACTGAGTCTGCCCCGTACGGAGCAGATCCCGAAAGATCGCTACCGGAAAGGCGAAGCCGTAAAAGCGGTTGTGAGCCGGGTTGATATGCTGAATGGTACACCCAAAATCGTGTTATCACGCACATCGCCCGTTTTTCTGGAACGCCTGTTCGAAATTGAAGTGCCGGAAATTTATGATGGTCTTATTTCGATTCGGAAAATCGTTCGGGAGCCGGGTGAGCGTGCCAAAGTAGCCGTTGAATCGTACGACGACCGCATCGACCCCGTTGGTGCCTGTGTCGGTATGAAAGGGTCACGTATACATGGCATTGTACGGGAACTAGGGAATGAAAATATCGATGTCATTAACTATACCGAAAACCTCGAGCTATTAATTAGCCGGGCATTGAGTCCCGCCAAAATCAGTTCGATGCAGATCGACCGGGAGGCAAAGCGTGTATCGGTCTTTCTCAAACCCGATCAGGTTTCCCTGGCAATCGGTAAGGGCGGTCAGAACATTAAACTGGCGGGTCGGTTAGTAGACATGGAAATTGATGTATTCCGCGATAACGAAGGCCACGAGGACGACGAAGACGTTGATCTGATGGAGTTCTCGGATGAGATCGACGAATGGATGATCGATGAGCTTCGCAAAGTTGGTCTCGACACGGCAAAGAGTGTTCTGGCCCTAAACAAAGAAGAACTTGTTCGCCGTACGGATCTGGAGGAAGATACCGTGGAGGAGATTCTGAATATTCTGAAACAGGAATTTGAATAA
- the infB gene encoding translation initiation factor IF-2, with the protein MAEDKSMRLSQVAKILNKGLSSVANSLSAKGFKVEINPNTKINTEQLEVLAKEYKSTELLNGARRAEPSVAVAEPPHRREEDVILYRRDDAGRPIVDAKADAPKTDVPRVDAPKPAPTESKPTPETVSTGLPGLKVIGKIDLNAKPTPPPVPVAKAPVPQEAKPVETPRAEPVKVETPKPVIPQPVAVQPPVQAEVPKPAQPTEVKPAVTQPTVAPAPVEVPKVETPQPIIAQPKIEPIQTAPVQPKPEPVQPQPSARTEAPRVEPPKPAEPVSPPAPKAEQPQPRQQDREKPISNQPKANVPQATPPAATNDVDEPTAKTETIRAAGSHQLGGLKILGKIELPVNNPRQGGNSNADKKKRKRIRGGREGAVGGTNQPNQGGNQPQGQGNTNSPRNDRGPREGQGDRGPANRVAGDRNQGGGQQRDGNRPQGDRNQGGGQRDANRPANPAAGNGQPQGQGQGNNQNPANRGGQNNASANTNNRTGGGGGNNNNNNNRSGGNNANRGGNTNTNNRDRGGNRREAPTQADVRKSIQQTNARMQGNTPNRGADRRRDRRADRAERDRLASEQEELEAKILKVTEFVSANDLASLMDVSINEVISVCLNLGMFVSINQRLDAEAITVIADEFGYDVQFVSAEDETEAGIDVGEDEPDELQPRAPIVTIMGHVDHGKTSLLDYIRRAKVAAGEAGGITQHIGAYSVKTSDDRMITFLDTPGHEAFTAMRARGAKVTDVVIIVIAADDSVMPQTREAINHAQVAGVPIVFAFSKVDKPGADTEKIRSELASMNLLVEEWGGKYQAQEISSKSGMGVDELLEKVLLEAELLELKANPDRRALGTVIEASLDKGRGYVSTVLVENGTLHQGDIMLVGAHYGRIRAMTNDRGERIKEAGPSTPVQILGLPGAPQAGDKFNVMETDREAREIANKREQLLREQTLRTRKHITLEEIGRRKAIGTFKELNVIVKGDVDGSVEALSDSLLQLSTEEVQVNIIHKAVGQISESDVLLASASDAVIVGFQVRPSSSARRLAEQEQIEIRLYSIIYDAINEVKDAMEGLLAPTVEEVIVGNIEVRDVFKISKIGTVAGCYVTEGNIKRNNKIRIIRDFIVIHTGEISALKRFKDDVNEVKFGYECGLSIKNFNDIEVGDVIESFELKEVKRTL; encoded by the coding sequence ATGGCAGAAGATAAGTCAATGCGCCTAAGCCAAGTGGCAAAAATTCTCAACAAAGGGCTTTCCTCTGTTGCGAATAGTCTGTCTGCCAAAGGGTTTAAGGTTGAAATTAATCCTAACACCAAAATCAACACGGAACAGTTGGAGGTGTTAGCGAAGGAGTATAAATCAACGGAACTCCTGAACGGAGCTCGCCGGGCCGAACCGTCGGTTGCGGTCGCCGAGCCACCGCATCGTCGGGAGGAAGATGTCATTTTGTACCGTCGTGATGACGCAGGCCGTCCTATTGTGGACGCGAAGGCGGACGCCCCTAAAACAGACGTCCCTCGGGTAGATGCGCCTAAACCAGCGCCAACCGAGTCAAAACCAACCCCGGAAACCGTTTCAACCGGTTTACCAGGGTTAAAAGTGATCGGCAAAATTGATCTTAACGCAAAACCAACTCCGCCACCTGTTCCGGTAGCGAAAGCACCGGTTCCGCAGGAAGCGAAGCCAGTAGAAACACCTCGTGCAGAGCCAGTTAAGGTGGAAACTCCTAAGCCTGTGATTCCTCAGCCGGTAGCTGTTCAGCCCCCGGTACAGGCAGAAGTTCCGAAGCCAGCTCAGCCAACAGAGGTAAAACCTGCCGTTACACAACCCACAGTAGCTCCGGCTCCTGTCGAAGTTCCTAAGGTAGAAACCCCACAGCCAATAATAGCTCAGCCTAAAATCGAACCAATACAGACTGCTCCCGTTCAGCCGAAACCTGAACCAGTGCAGCCACAGCCATCAGCTCGTACAGAAGCGCCACGTGTGGAACCGCCTAAACCAGCTGAACCCGTAAGCCCGCCAGCTCCCAAAGCTGAACAGCCCCAGCCCCGTCAGCAGGATCGCGAGAAACCCATAAGCAATCAGCCCAAAGCGAATGTCCCTCAGGCGACACCGCCAGCAGCTACCAATGATGTCGATGAGCCAACCGCTAAAACCGAAACGATTCGGGCAGCTGGTAGCCATCAACTTGGCGGTCTGAAAATTCTTGGTAAAATCGAACTGCCGGTCAACAATCCGCGTCAGGGAGGAAACAGCAATGCTGACAAGAAAAAACGGAAGCGAATTCGCGGTGGTCGCGAAGGAGCCGTCGGTGGTACCAACCAACCTAACCAGGGCGGTAACCAGCCACAAGGGCAGGGCAATACCAATAGCCCTCGCAACGACCGTGGCCCACGTGAGGGTCAGGGCGATCGCGGACCAGCCAACCGGGTAGCAGGCGACCGTAATCAGGGAGGTGGTCAACAACGGGATGGTAATCGTCCACAAGGCGATCGCAATCAGGGAGGTGGTCAGCGCGATGCCAATCGGCCAGCCAATCCAGCAGCAGGCAATGGCCAGCCACAAGGTCAGGGTCAGGGTAATAACCAGAACCCGGCCAACCGGGGTGGTCAAAACAATGCCAGTGCAAACACCAACAACCGGACCGGTGGTGGCGGAGGTAATAACAACAATAATAATAATCGCTCGGGTGGCAATAATGCCAACCGGGGGGGTAATACTAATACCAACAACCGCGACCGGGGTGGTAATCGCCGGGAAGCGCCAACCCAGGCTGACGTACGGAAGTCCATTCAGCAGACCAACGCCAGGATGCAGGGCAATACGCCCAACCGGGGTGCTGATCGCCGACGGGATCGTCGTGCCGACCGCGCCGAACGGGACCGCCTGGCCAGCGAACAGGAGGAACTGGAAGCAAAAATCCTGAAAGTTACCGAATTCGTATCGGCTAACGATCTGGCTTCCCTGATGGATGTATCGATCAACGAAGTTATCTCGGTTTGTTTGAACCTGGGAATGTTCGTTTCGATCAACCAGCGACTGGATGCCGAAGCGATCACAGTCATTGCTGATGAATTTGGTTACGACGTACAGTTTGTATCGGCTGAAGATGAAACCGAAGCGGGTATCGATGTTGGTGAAGATGAGCCGGATGAATTACAGCCACGGGCTCCGATCGTAACGATCATGGGTCACGTTGACCACGGTAAAACATCCTTGCTTGACTATATCCGTCGGGCAAAAGTGGCAGCCGGTGAAGCCGGTGGTATTACGCAGCACATTGGTGCCTATAGCGTGAAAACCAGCGACGACCGTATGATCACATTCCTCGATACACCGGGTCACGAAGCCTTTACGGCGATGCGGGCTCGGGGTGCGAAGGTAACCGACGTCGTTATCATTGTTATCGCTGCTGACGATAGTGTCATGCCGCAAACCCGTGAGGCTATCAACCATGCCCAGGTAGCTGGTGTTCCCATCGTATTCGCCTTTTCGAAGGTGGATAAACCAGGAGCCGATACCGAAAAAATACGATCAGAGCTGGCCTCGATGAACCTTCTCGTTGAAGAATGGGGTGGTAAATACCAGGCGCAGGAGATCTCATCGAAGTCGGGGATGGGGGTTGACGAATTGCTTGAGAAAGTTTTGCTTGAAGCCGAACTGCTCGAATTAAAAGCCAATCCGGATCGCCGTGCGTTAGGTACAGTTATCGAAGCATCACTGGATAAAGGGCGTGGCTATGTTTCGACCGTACTGGTTGAAAATGGAACGCTTCATCAGGGAGATATCATGCTTGTCGGTGCGCACTACGGTCGTATCCGGGCGATGACTAACGACCGGGGAGAACGGATTAAAGAAGCAGGACCATCAACGCCGGTTCAGATTCTTGGTCTTCCAGGTGCTCCACAGGCAGGGGATAAATTCAACGTAATGGAAACGGACCGTGAGGCCCGCGAAATTGCGAACAAACGGGAGCAACTCCTGCGTGAACAGACACTCCGCACACGCAAGCACATTACGCTTGAAGAAATTGGTCGCCGGAAAGCGATTGGTACTTTCAAAGAGCTCAATGTGATTGTGAAGGGTGACGTGGATGGTTCAGTTGAAGCCTTGTCGGATTCGCTGCTACAGCTCTCAACGGAAGAAGTTCAGGTGAACATCATTCACAAAGCTGTCGGTCAGATTTCCGAATCGGATGTCCTGTTGGCATCGGCTTCGGATGCGGTCATCGTTGGTTTCCAGGTGCGCCCTTCATCGAGCGCACGGAGACTGGCAGAACAGGAGCAGATCGAAATTCGACTTTATTCGATTATCTACGATGCGATCAACGAAGTAAAAGACGCAATGGAGGGCCTGTTGGCACCAACTGTTGAAGAAGTTATCGTTGGGAATATCGAGGTACGCGATGTGTTCAAGATCAGCAAAATTGGTACTGTGGCGGGTTGCTACGTAACAGAAGGCAACATCAAGCGGAACAACAAAATCCGTATTATCCGCGACTTTATCGTCATTCATACTGGCGAAATCAGTGCACTGAAACGGTTCAAAGACGATGTCAATGAAGTGAAGTTTGGCTACGAATGTGGCTTGAGCATCAAAAACTTCAATGATATCGAAGTTGGTGACGTTATCGAAAGCTTCGAACTAAAAGAAGTGAAGCGGACGCTGTAA